In Macaca nemestrina isolate mMacNem1 chromosome 14, mMacNem.hap1, whole genome shotgun sequence, the sequence gtggctcatgcctgtaatcccaacactttaggaggctgaggcaggtggatcacttgaagccagaagttcaagacgaacctgggcaacaaagtgagacacctgtctctacaaaaaaaaaaaaaaaattaattaatttttttaaaaaactagctgggcagccaggcgcggtggctcacacctgtaatcccagcactttgggaggccaaggtgggcggatcatgaggtcaggagtttgagaccagcctggccaacatagtgagaccccatctctactaaaaatgcaaaaaaaaaaaaaaatttaaccaggtgtagtggtgggcgcctgtaatcccagctactcgggaggctgagacaggagaattgctcaaaaacggaaggtggaggtggcaatgagccgagatcacgccattgcactccagcctgggcaacaagagcgaaactccgtctcaaaaaaaaaaaaaaactagctgggcatggtggcatgtacgtatagtcccagctgctcaggaggctgaggcaggagattgcttgattacccaagagttcaaggctgcagtgagctatgattgtgccactgcactccggcctgggcaacaaagcaagaccccatttcattaaaatatatatatatatataatttgaatgGGTATCGTTTGTTTTAACTGTAAATATTTACAGTACTTGGTTTTACTTGGGAGATTTGTATAGCTTACAAATCCTGTCACTGGATTCCGTCCTCTTACCCACAGACACAGAGCCAAAATCAGGAGTTCCACAAGGAGCGGTGGTGAGTCCTGCCTTTGGCAAACTTGCACCTGCAAGCTTTACCCTAGGGATTGAATCCCGGGGGGCCCATAGGCTAGAGGACCTTGTGGAACTTTGGAACTTGTCTTAAGGATGGAGAAGGggataaaatacatttatctttGGGCTGGAATTagtactaatttttctttttcttgtagcACCGAACAAGATTTGTGATGAAATGGAGCCTGGAGCAAACTCTTTTCGGGTAGAATTTCCTGATTTTTCCAGCACCATCCTACAGAAACTGAACCAGCAGCGCCAGCAAGGACAATTATGTGACGTCTCCATTGTTGTCCAAGGCCACATTTTCCGGGCACACAAAGCCGTTCTCGCTGCCAGTTCACCCTACTTTTGTGACCAGGTACTCCTGAAAAACAGCAGGAGAATTGTTTTGCCTGATGTGATGAACCCAAGAGTGTTTGAGAACATTCTCCTGTCCAGCTATACAGGACGTCTAGTAATGCCCGCTCCAGAAATTGTTAGTTACTTGACAGCGGCAAGCTTCCTCCAGATGTGGCATGTGGTAGACAAATGCACTGAAGTTTTAGAGGGAAACCCTACAGTCCTTTGTCAGAAGCTAAATCATGGCAGTGACCACCAGTCACCAAGCAGCAGTAGTTACAATGGCCTGGTAGAGAGCTTTGAGCTGGGCTCGGGAGGTCATACTGATTTTCCCAAAGCCCAAGAACTGAGGGATGGTGAAAATGAAGAGGAGAGCACCAAAGACGAGCTGTCATCCCAGCTCACCGAGCACGAATACCTGCCCAGCAACTCGTCCACAGAGCATGACCGCCTGAGCACGGAAATGGCGAGCCAGGATGGGGAGGAGGGCGCCAGCGACAGCGCCGAGTTCCACTACACCCGGCCCATGTACAGCAAGCCCAGCATCATGGCTCACAAACGCTGGATCCACGTGAAGCCCGAGCGCTTAGAACAGGCTTGCGAGGGCATGGACGTGCACGCGGCCTACGACGAGCATCAGGTCACAGAGTCCATCAACACCGTGCAGACCGAGCACACCGTCCAGCCTTCGGGAGTGGAGGAGGACTTCCACATCGGGGAGAAGAAAGTGGAAGCCGAGTTTGATGAACAGGCTGATGAAAGCAATTATGATGAGCAGGTGGATTTCTATGGCTCTTCCATGGAAGAGTTTTCCGGAGAGAGGTCGGACGGGAACCTCATTGGGCACAGACAGGAGGCTGCCCTCGCAGCAGGCTACAGTGAGAATATTGAAATGGTAACAGGGATTAAAGAAGAAGCTTCCCACTTAGGATTCTCAGCCACCGACAAGCTGTATCCTTGTCAGTGTGGGAAGAGTTTCACTCACAAGAGTCAGAGAGATCGGCACATGAGCATGCACCTCGGTCTGCGGCCTTACGGCTGTGGCGTCTGCGGTAAGAAATTCAAAATGAAGCACCACCTCGTGGGCCACATGAAAATTCACACGGGCATAAAGCCGTATGAGTGTAATATCTGTGCAAAGAGGTTTATGTGGAGGGACAGTTTCCACCGGCATGTGACTTCTTGTACCAAGTCCTACGAAGCTGCAAAGGCTGAGCAGAATACAACTGAGGCTAACTAAAAATAGGATCTGGCCCTTGAGTGGCATGCACAAAAATAAACTATGGTAATTAATGCAAATCTGGGCACAGATGATGCGTGCTACTTGCTATTATGAgagaagcttaaaaaaaaaaaaggaagatatttCTGAAAGACCAGCTCTAAGTAGgccaattaaaaaaatctaattccTCAAATTTGTGTGTTCCAGTCCTGGCCTGGAATGGGTAATGGGGTGAGTTAACCCACCGCCCAGCTGGCAAGGGAAACCTTCTGACCGGTTGTGATTGAAACAGGTGGACAGATACACCTGCACTTGGAACTGGACTCCACCCACCAGTTCCGTTTCGGGTGGCAGCAGCTTTGGATCACTCATTACTACAAGGTCatgctgaaattttattttgctcttgCTATAGATACTTAGGTAATGTGGATTTGTTTTGATAGCTATTTCCCTGAAGGAAGTGCTACTTATGTAAAAGCTACAACTAATGTGATTCCTAGGATGAGAAATTGGTTAACAGAGCTCTGTTGTCTGGTTTTATTCTTtctaaaggatattttcactaaAACTATGGAGATGCTAAGAGAATGACGTTCTAAATATGAAACAGATAACTTACGGTACAAGGCTGACATAGTGCCCTTGTCAGTTTCTGTAAGATGCCACTACTGTCACAAGGTGTTTCAGACTCTTGATAAggcagtgttttgtattttagttctAACATTTGAGTTTGGACATTTGTATCTAATTGTAATTCTCTAGGGTGCCAGAGATAGGTATTTCTCATTGGTTTGCTTTCCCAAATCCTGTTTGGTTAATTGTAGCCTCCATGCAGTGGGGTCTGCTCTGTGGCTGGTAGACACCAAGCTGCTGTGACTGACCACGGTACCACGGGCCGCTGCAGCCCCTGCTCTGTCTTAGATTATGGTGCTTTACAAAGAGGGTGGTCCATGACCACACTTAGTGGGAAGGAGCCCCAAGTTGTGGCTGAGAGTTCCCTGTGAACTTCGGCAGTTCATAGAGTGCTAAGGTGACACTCCACCAACCAGAGTGAGAGGGCAGATAGGCCGGATTCTATGAGTGATTATACTTAAGGGGAAAAAACGTGCCCAAGGAGAATCTTGAAAATACACTCTTTCAAGGTGGGGGAGATACTCTTTAGGGGGTACACTGAGCTAATACTGCCAGTTCTTTATGAGCGCCGGAATGTGCTTTTAAAAGGAGTCCTAAGTTTAGCAAAGTAGTCTACAGAATCATGCTCCCAAATTATAGATAAAGCTGCTTAAACTTACAAGTCCACAAAGCTATGccgaccagaaaaaaaaaaacacgacaAAAAAACCAGCAGCTATTCTGAGACCTTTTCTGCCCATCAGCTAGATGGTTTAGGTTAAAAAGAAAGGTATATTACACATGCTTTTAAGCTGTGTAACGTACCTGAGGTTATCACCAGGGTAGGACAGGGTGCTACTACTATGTCATCTTTTCCATAAACGTACTCGGTTATTTACTTCTAAATAAAAAcgtttttccttaaaataaaagtaatttttcttggatttggggtgacattttatttgaaaagtttgGCTTTGCTGTAATGTAATAGACATTGCTGGCAATGGCCTCTGATTCTCAAGCTCCTAACACCAAGGTGTTTACTCATTAAACATTGtctggaaagaggaaggaaaatacTTATTTACCAGTTAACTCTTGTAAGCAAGATTACAAACAGGGATTTATTCACAACACTGTATCATTCTCGATATATAAAAAGCACTTtgtatttaaaactttattataaatatatatatatatagtttttttttttttttaacctagaaaCTAGATATTACCTCTTGGTTGTTTACCACATTAATAGCTTCTCTTAGTATTGAAACGTTACTGGTTAGCAGTCTTTTCTCTGTGTACCTGACACATGTATACAGAGGGGACTGTACAATCAAGcctaatgtctcctttttctcaTGGTAGAGGCCAGTGGGGTTTAGGTATGATCCTAGCCATTATATTTGAGGAGAAATTGTTCTATTATTACCAGTTTCAGTACTAAAGTGGTGATGCCATTCTGTTCTGCCAAAAACTGATCACCCTCTCCCATGGTGTTAGCAGAGCGTTTCCTGCCTGTTTGGAAGGTCTGGTGTGCTGTTTCTCGTTGTACTACTCACATGATCATTAGGACACTGTGGGAGAAGAGTCTGAGAAGTGAAAATACAGCTCTTCCGGGAGAGTTGTGgtccttcagttctgctgaaGTCAGCGTAGTGCCCTCGTCATGAGGAAGAGTTCTGTTCAGCCGAGAGTGGTGGCACGCTTGGGTGGGAGTTTTGGAAGCAGTCGGTTGTGCTAggattttttaatatgttgtgaAGAGAAGAGCGTCTTCTTGAAAGCCTTATGCGTCCATCAGCTACTAAACGTAGAACTTACATAAGTTGCTCACATCTGTTCTTTTAAGTTTGTTGTGGTATTTGAGGTTTTGGTAAACATTGGGATTTTTTTTATCAGGCAGCCAGAGCCTGTGAGGTGGTAGGTAGGGTGTCTGAAATGCTGGCCATGTTcagagaggcaggagaagaggATTGCTTTCATTTGAATATTAAAAGTGAATTTTTGTAAACTCTGGTTTTTACCTTGGGTTGGAGGAATAGTCTCTTCTCTTCACCTCAGTATAGCTTTAGAAAATCTTTATCCTTCCTAATGAGTTTGGGTAGTTATGGGTAACATTGTTCAAATAATCTTTCAGGGATCACGCCAGTGGCCTACAACCAAGCTATTTGTCCCCTACTTTGAGTCTTAACTGTGGTTTTTCTTCAATCCCCATGGGAAAGGGCTTCAAGGCACCACCAGTGGTATTTAATATTCATacttggggccaggcgcggtggctcacgcctataatcccagcactttgggaggccgaggtgggtggatcacctgatgtcaggggttcattaccagcctgaccaacatggtgaaagcccatctctactaaaaacacaaaaattagccgggcgtggtggcacgcacctgtaatcccagctactcgggaggctgaggcaggagaatcacttgaactcgggaggcggaggtttcagtgagccaagattgcaccaccgcactccagcctggcaacagagtgagactccgtctcaaaacaacaaaaacaaaaaaaacaccatacTTATACCATGCTTTTACCTTTAGATACACACATGATAGTAATCCACATGGTGAAGTGCCTGTCACCGTTAACTAAGGAAGGACTGCGGTAACTTACCCTGCAGGGCTGTGTAACTTGCCTGCAGGCGCTCCAGGGCCCCAGCCTGTTGATTCTGATTTCTAGGTCTCCTCTTCCTCTGGTCCCTTTTGGCCACGACTTTAAAAGCTTGCCCAAAAGGATCCCCTCCATTCTAGTGGGCATTTGCTGAACTAACCTGACCCTAAGGCTGGCTTCTAACCACTGGGGAAAGCTGCTTAGCCTCTGGGGCTCCCTCCTTGAGAGGCTCACACACCCCCGAGCTGCTGTGGAAGTGAAGTTGAGACAGAGCAGAAGCTGCAAAGCCGTGCTTTCCCTGGGGAAGAGGATGTGCTGCGGCCTCCTGGGTGGGCGTGGAGAGGGTGCCATCACAGCGAGGCCAGGTTTTTGCTTTTGGAAGTTCTCTGATAACTTGGGGATGCTGGAAACCAGCATCACGTTATCCCCAATCCCTCCCGTGCCGCCAATTTTGTGATTTAGGTTGCTTTAGTGGGTGACTAACTTTGTTCAGTGAAACCAGGGTTTGTCTGGAGTTTTTTCTTTGCTACTTACATATTTAAAGGTACAAGTTTCTTATTTCAAATCTCTACTGATAGTACCCTATGGGAAGATGCTGGAACACATTTTGcaaatgtgacttttttttttttttttttaatttttgcttgaaGCCTGTGTCATGTTAGTTGCTGCTGCTGCCTTTCCTTTTATGAGGTTCCCAATGTTTCGTCCAGAAAAGTACTTTATTTATGCAAGTCAGGTGACTCTTAGGCCACAAAACCATTTGATGATAAACAGATTATCATTAGGTGCATATCTTATTGATATTTTGTGAAATGTTATGCCTATGTTGCAAAAGTTGAATAGTTTTGTCTTTATATATTGCTGTCTTCAGTGTACAGCATGGTTTTACTTAATTGAAtgttaatgtttaatattttcttcttatagAAGAGATCACGCCCTTTTGTATGAcatgttttaataaatgttatctgTCAACTTtgtaaaagttttgtttttcactatgaGTAGATGACCACATCTTATTTGACTCTGGGTTTTGCCACCTGAGAATACAGTTATATGGTGGCCTTTCGGTAAGTAAACGCCAAATAATCTGATCCAATGGGCAGTGAGTGACTGCCAGGCAGGCATTTATAGTAATATTTTAGACCCCCACTGGCCCCATCGGGTACTTGGGGTGTGCTAGAGGCTCTCTGTGGGTCCCTCTGGGTCCCCTTCCTGCTGTGCGCTTCTCTCCAGGAGGTTGGCCACTGGGGACCTGTCCTGGCTTCTGGTCAGGATCCAGAGACACTCTGGATGGAGCCTGGCAGATGAGAGGACAGGGAAGTCAGGGAATTCATTCCCGACTCCCTCCCGCCAGCTGTGGGTTGGCGGTGGCTGGGCTCCTCTGCCAAGGCCCACAAGTCCTGTCAGGCAGCTTGTGGGGTTTAGTAGCCACACCCTCTCCTTGTCCCCTCAAGCCAGTCTCAGTCCTCACTCCCTGCTTTTGCCAGGCCTCGGGTACGTCACTGTCCTCAATGGAGTCTCTTAACCCTGCCCACACCCTTTGTAAATAGTCCTTTTGTGAAACTCTCCTTGGTCACTCCATCTGAGTGTACCATCTGTCTCCTGCCAGGACCCTGGCTGATAGCTTAGGTGTCCTCATTTTACCAGTGAGCCAACTGATTCAGAAAAGGTAGGTAAGATACCAAAGGTGGTCTAGCGCCCAGAGCGGAGCTGGGCTTCTCTGTGTGATCCGCGGCTGGCACGCTTGGCGGTGGGTATCTCCACTGCTCTGTCACCCCCACGCACTTTAGTGTTCGTTGGGTCTTCGCTTCCCTTCACTTTGCCCTCTCCTACCCCGACAACCCTGCCCTCTAGAAGCAGCAGTGGTGCTCTTTCAAAGGCTGCAAGCGCCGGGTATTTCCTAACAACAGTTCATTACCAGAGACACTGCTTGTTTTAGACCAAACTCAACCACCTTCCCACACAAACCTTCTGTTACCACTGTTTGTTGTGAggttcttccccctccccattgCTGATTTTGAAGCCAACTCCAGATTGCCTCAGCTAGATTAACCATTCTCTGTATGGGGAAGAAGTCATCCAGAAAAAAACACTTCCAGCCTTTATT encodes:
- the LOC105463935 gene encoding zinc finger and BTB domain-containing protein 43; protein product: MEPGANSFRVEFPDFSSTILQKLNQQRQQGQLCDVSIVVQGHIFRAHKAVLAASSPYFCDQVLLKNSRRIVLPDVMNPRVFENILLSSYTGRLVMPAPEIVSYLTAASFLQMWHVVDKCTEVLEGNPTVLCQKLNHGSDHQSPSSSSYNGLVESFELGSGGHTDFPKAQELRDGENEEESTKDELSSQLTEHEYLPSNSSTEHDRLSTEMASQDGEEGASDSAEFHYTRPMYSKPSIMAHKRWIHVKPERLEQACEGMDVHAAYDEHQVTESINTVQTEHTVQPSGVEEDFHIGEKKVEAEFDEQADESNYDEQVDFYGSSMEEFSGERSDGNLIGHRQEAALAAGYSENIEMVTGIKEEASHLGFSATDKLYPCQCGKSFTHKSQRDRHMSMHLGLRPYGCGVCGKKFKMKHHLVGHMKIHTGIKPYECNICAKRFMWRDSFHRHVTSCTKSYEAAKAEQNTTEAN